The genome window TAATTAGGTTGCCATTTCCTTCAAAATTAGACGAACCCCAAGTCCAAACGGTTCCATCCTCACAGAGTGCAACAACACCAAGCAATCCACCCACCACCTTTTTAACCCTTGGCAAATCCATTCGCTCAAGGGTGTCGGTGTAGCCCCACCAGACGTTACTTTTGTGGTCGGCATCTCCCCACATCCAAAGGGAGCCATCGCTACGTAGCGCACTATAGAAGTTGCCACCATTTGATTGAGTTCCGGAGCTAATTGACACAACGCTATCGATGTCAATTCTTTTTAACATGTATTTACAATTTTGTACCCACTGCCAAACGGTGCCATCTGCCAACAGCGCAATGGAACCAAGTGCATTTACTGCAACAACATTATGCAGCCCTTTTACCTTGACGGGTATGTGTCTATCAAGAGAAGAAGTACCATCTCCAAGTTGAAAACAAACATTGTAACCTATGGCTGAAATGGTGCTATCCGGGCATATATACAGAACGCAACTGTACCCATTACTAATTCTCTGTGCATGAATATTTGTAGAACCAAATGCAAATAGTATAGCGAATAGTAGCTTGGCTAATATGCTGTGTCTATGTATCTTCATCATCTTCCACTATTTTTGTTCTTAAGGGCTGCTACGTCCACTCGCAGGGAGATGTTGTGGCTACCCATGTAGGTATTGGTAAACCCGCTTGTGCTAACCGCGTAGGCGTAGCTGAGCTGTAGCCCTGTGCTAAGCTGCATGGCAATACCGGTCTCCATAGACCTATTGGTTTTGTAGGAGAGGAGCAGCCAATATTTGCTGAGGTAGTAGAGTTTGGCGTTTATGTCGGTGGTAATTTCGCCTAACCCATCTCGGGTTACCAATATGGAGGGCTCAACAGCCATTTGCCCACTAACGGTAAGCTTGTAACCTCCACATACAACCATGTTAGGTGTAGTGGTGGTGTGGTCCATGGTCCGATTAATGTTTATCAATCCGTTGATTGATATGCCTGCAAAAAACTTCCGGTTGTAGAACAGCAGGCCAACGTTGGCGTCGGATACTATTTCGGAGGTGGAGGTGTATAGCGAAGGGTCGTTGGCTTCCACTGGCTTAAATTCGCTGGTGTTGAGCCCATGCTGCGCTACTACTCCCGAAATTCCAAACGATAGCTGCCCCCGTCGCATTGGGATGTGGTAGGCGTAGGCCAAAAGTGCACCGGTGTGTCGCAGTGGACCATCGGTTTCATTGAAAATGGTAAAGCCTAACCCAACCCGGTTAATAAAGCTGCCGTGGGGTTGGTATACGTAGTTGTTCTTGTCGTAGTATTCCTTTTTTCCAAGTCTTATGCTGTTGCTCAGAATCTGGCTCGAGGGAGAACCACTAATGCCTAGCCACTTTTTGGTGGCCGTTATTTGAGATACGAAGTTACCATCGAATCCTGCCGCGGCGGAGTTTAAGTTGTATAAGCTGTTGAACATGTAGTCCTGATATAAACTTAATTCCTGGGCGGGAAGTGAAATGCTGACAATAGCTATAAGTAACGTGTATATTACCTTTTTAAGCATGCAGATGAGGCAGGTTTTGGCTTTTGTGTTTTGGTGTTTGGTATACGAAAGTAGTAAATTATATCAAAGTGTGATTAACCGGAATATATTTTTTCTGTTTTTATTAAGTTCAAGTTTGCAAGCATTAATCCCTATTGGTTTGAAATGAATGTTGCCCTTATCGGCCTTAACCTGATCAACATATTTGGATTTCTTCTCTTACGTTTATGATTGCAATACCAAATGAGATGGGCGGTTAAACAGCACTTAACGGTTTGGTGAAACTTGCTACAACTTATCTTTCAAATACTTCGCCGTGTATGACTCCTTGCAGCTGATTAGTTTTTCCGGTGTTCCGGCAAATACCAAGCTGCCGCCATCTTTTCCTCCTTCTGGGCCTAAGTCGATAACGTAGTCGGCGCACTTGATAACCTCAAGGTTGTGCTCCACCACAATCAGGCTGTGGCCATTTTCCACCAAGGCGTTAAAGGAGTCGAGTAGCTTGCGAATGTCGTGAAAGTGCAGTCCGGTGGTTGGCTCATCAAAGATGAATAGAAAAGGTCCGCCAACATTCTCCTTTCCGAGAAAGGATGCCAGCTTTACCCGTTGGCTCTCTCCACCTGAAAGTGTGCTGCTACTTTGCCCAAGGCGAACATATCCCAATCCGACATCCTGAAGCGGTTTTAACTTTTCGGCAATCTTCCGTTCGGTGTTGCCCTTTTGCGCACCAAAGAGTTCGATGGCTTGGTCCACCGTTAGCTCCAAAATATCAAAAATGGAGAGCCCTTTGTATTTTACCTCCAGCACATCATCCTTGAACCGCTTACCGTGGCAACTTTCGCACACCAGCGTTACGTCGGCCATAAACTGCATCTCCACCTTGATGATTCCTTCACCCTGGCACTCTTCGCATCGTCCTCCCTCCATGTTGAATGAGAAATGAGATGGTTTGAGTGTATTGGCCTTGGCAAGTGGTTGGTCGGAAAAGAGTTTTCGGATCTCCTCGTAAGCCTTAATGTAGGTCACCGGGT of Williamwhitmania sp. contains these proteins:
- a CDS encoding PorP/SprF family type IX secretion system membrane protein, translating into MLKKVIYTLLIAIVSISLPAQELSLYQDYMFNSLYNLNSAAAGFDGNFVSQITATKKWLGISGSPSSQILSNSIRLGKKEYYDKNNYVYQPHGSFINRVGLGFTIFNETDGPLRHTGALLAYAYHIPMRRGQLSFGISGVVAQHGLNTSEFKPVEANDPSLYTSTSEIVSDANVGLLFYNRKFFAGISINGLININRTMDHTTTTPNMVVCGGYKLTVSGQMAVEPSILVTRDGLGEITTDINAKLYYLSKYWLLLSYKTNRSMETGIAMQLSTGLQLSYAYAVSTSGFTNTYMGSHNISLRVDVAALKNKNSGR